The following nucleotide sequence is from Manis pentadactyla isolate mManPen7 chromosome 13, mManPen7.hap1, whole genome shotgun sequence.
AATCAGTTTGCCAGTGCCGGGTATGTGATGAGAGAGGGAGAGCAAGCCatcatttgtttacttttgttgTACTGCAGTTTTGGGGAGTCGTAGCTCATAAATTAAAGATCTTAACACTGTATAGAATGCTTTATAAGTAGAAAGATGATAAGGGTACTAGGCCTTAaccatttaaatgaaaaatagaagagcTCTTCCCTCCCCACAAAATCCCTTGAATAAAGCTTGGTGCCACACTGCAAATAGTAGGAAGTAAGCATGAATTTacaaaggaaagaattttaattgCAAAATGACTGAATTATTCAGGCACAGAGGAAAATTTTCCTATTTTGTGTTCAGTAGAACCTATAATTGGTTTTTCTTTGAGCCAGTACCTTTACTTTAGTTTTTAGGAAACATTGTATTACCTTGTTATATCAAAAGTGTGGATTCTGGAAACTTAACAGAAATAGGCTTGAAATCCAGCTCCCCCTAGTCACTCCCTTAACCtaattttctgattttcagtTTCGTCCTCTGTGAGGTGGGGCCCGTAGTACTCACTGTGTAGGACTGTTGTGAAGATTGTGTTAATGAGGATTAAGTAGGTAAAAGCATGTCGCGCACAGTGTCTGGCAAAATGCAAGTCTCATGTAACTCcttattccttctcctttcttctatttctctttcattatGTTAAATTTATGTTTGAACAGTGAAGGAGTtatcttttaatttgtttgtatggttattaaaaaaggaatattttactgaaaaggctatttaaaaaattagtaatatTTACAACATAGGTGTACTTTTTAATTCCCATTATTTAGTAAATTAATTTATGTACTTTATGAAATTAGAAAAGCAAGTAATCACTACATGGAATGCTTAGTTACACCTTTTTAGTTTTCTTAGCTATACCTTTGTAGagattgtacttaaaaaaatcttattttatcttatttaaaaatattaattttatttaaaaagtttatcttatttaaaaataaacaggtcaaaaaataaacatgatggtcctttctttttgtttctttaagagCCTGGTTGTTGCCAATGGTGGTCTGGGTAACGGTGTGAGCAGGACCCGGCTGCTCCTGGTCTTAGAGGCGTGCGGAGCGGTGGACGCTCTCCTGATGCCGCCTACGAAGCCCTACTCATTTGTAAGATACAAAACTACAGAAGAATCTGAGAAAGCCTGTGTTACCCTCAatggaaaagaaataatgaaagattTAGGACAAAAGATCATTCTGTGCTTGAATTTTGTGGAAAAAGGTATATTATCATAcagacatctttttaaaaatgccgCTTTTCTTTTATATGAGTTTTCTTAAGTTGGGAGGTTCAAAATCGGACCCAGCCCCTTTTTGTTTGACAGACATTCTAAGcgtgtggttttgccttttgtgacCGGTAGTTGAAGGGAGGTGATTTAGACATTGCCTACTTCTAAGGAGCTGGTCCCACCAACCCAGCAATGTATTTATTATGCATGTTACTTGTTTTGGAATGCTGCTACctaattgtgttttatttatttaatgttgagGATTCAGATcactaatttatttttcagtgttttcccaGAAGTTTTCATTTAATTACTTAAGAATTGATTGATCCAAATGTTTATGTACCAAGCTTCATATTTATGGAAGAACATTGTTATTCACAAAAGATCCCCAAAGTTTATAGTAGCACTGTCCAAtaaaactttctgtgatgatggaaatattcaTATGTTCATATCTGTGCTAACATGCCTGTTTGATTGaggaactgatttttaaatttctaaatttctaaattttaattttatttaaattaattaagttaatttatttaatataaaagcTTTATAGGCTGATTTATGGAATTACTACAGGGATTATTACATTGTTTCACTACTCTCCCATGGATAGGAGATGTGTTAAGATGAACTTTGGTTTAAACATCTAATCTCCTTCTGTTATATTTATTTGCCACCTATTTAAGCAATTAAAGAATTTTGTTTAGATATCCTGGGGGTGGGTAGGTGAGTATAATCTGatcaaatttatgtttttgtaaaATAAGACTTAAAGGAAACTTAAAGAAATTCCTTTAaaggtatattttaaaagttataattCTCACTGCCTATGTATTTGACTTTAAATCTGACTTCACAGATTTTTAGAACTAGATTGTATTTTATGTGCTCATGAGTTTCTGAAAAATTGAATAGTTTTGATCATAAAATACTGTCCTTGGGTATTCCCTTAGGTAGTATGTTGAACACTTTAAGAAAGTGTACATAGTGAGTTTTGGAGTGTTCTTTATTTGAAATCCTACATTAGATCCATATGTATTTCTAAGACTGTTTTAATCATTTATATCCTTGGAAATCATTTTTAATAGAATGAATAGAATAGAACTGTGTCTGAAATGTTTTGATACTTGTTTTGGTATCTACCACCAGATAGTTGCTAAATAGCAAGTACAAgagattattaaaattttttttaaaaactacttagaAAATTAAATGTGAATCACCTGTACTATAAATTACCTGTCTTAAGGAATTCTTCCCAAAGTTTTCCTTAtataatttgaataaataatgtaatgcctggcatatagtaagcagtTGGTAAATACTTATGAGATCATTCACtatttatatttctgaaatattaataaaatctagtatttttattactgtttttatgaatttttatattaaatgattCAGAGATGAAAGTTGTTCAGCAGAGAAGGTTCAGAAATCACATCTATAACATGAATGGTCAGATAGCTTAACAGCAAATGTGAATTCCACTATTCCCTTTAgtcagattctttttctttttgttttagagCTATATCTAAAATTTTGAAGGACACGGGGacttaaattactttaaatataccaAATAAGTCTTcataaaatggtatttttatttctttaaaaagtattatgtTGTCCATTTTTCTGTTACTTTACCATAGCTAGTATCAAGAACCTAAGGGCAAAACTGagcattaaaatttttgtattcaGTAAAGACAGTCTGACTTTTTTACAGGTATACTGTAGATATTATGAGAAACCTTGTTTCTTATGAGATTTAAAAAGTGGCTTAATCATGTTCAAATAATATTTAggtaaatactattttatttgcTGTTGGTAATTGTAGTGGATAAAATTTACCAAAATTTTtatcttcatctttatttttatactttaataTGTTGTGTGCCTTTAGCATTCTTATTTCTGAAGATGAGAATTGGGATTCTTCTGAAATGATAACTGGCTACTGGActgagtaattattattattattttttaagtaacctcctatgaataattttttgtgaaattttggtatcattaatgtaccaattacatgagcaacattatggttactagacttcccccattatcaagtccccaccacataccccattacagtcactgtccatcatgtagtaagatgctgtagaatcactacttgtcctctctgtgttatactgccttcctcgtgtcCCCCCACTGCCTACATTAAAACTGAGTTATTTGTATGTAGGAACTAAGTTTTGTATGTGACTATCTAATCTGGTTTCCCACAGTACAGTGGAAAGAGTTGGGTCATCAAGCCTTACCTCCAGGCCTCATGGTAGTAGAAGAAATTGTTTCTTCTGATGatgaaaaaaatgcttttggaaaGCATTAACTGGTCAGAAGATACAGAGTATCAAAATGGTGAGTAAGACTTataaaaatctttatttaaaagtttCTGCAAAATGCCATATTACTGCCACTTCTCTCCTTCTTCCGTGGT
It contains:
- the LOC118921071 gene encoding alkylated DNA repair protein alkB homolog 8-like — its product is MKTLKRDTKLRILKKRLRSIAMDSSHQSNYKLSKSEKFLRKQIKARHTLLRHEGIETVSCATESLVVANGGLGNGVSRTRLLLVLEACGAVDALLMPPTKPYSFVRYKTTEESEKACVTLNGKEIMKDLGQKIILCLNFVEKGILSYRHLFKNAAFLLYEFS